The following proteins come from a genomic window of Halorussus halophilus:
- a CDS encoding glycosyltransferase family 4 protein, translating into MRILQVTPRYPPHTGGVETHVQELAERMVERGHDVMVVSADAGEDVERRETRNGVVVRRFRGFAPGGAFHIAPSIARAVRGANPDVVHAHNYHSLPVFFAALGRSSDARFVVTAHYHGASADDFRDKLLSLYRPLGGWAVRKADARIAVSEWERDQLQADFGVEATVIPNGLETELFADATPEERDNPYLLCVGRLEEYKGVQHAIRALAELPNYDLLVAGSGDYRDQLERTAKEAGVESRVEFLGFVADERLPGLYAGADAYLTLSEFESYGMTVAEALAAGTPCVVREAGALVDWADREDCVGVEDVAPETVARGVAEAVELDAPATALPTWDDVTERVLEVYE; encoded by the coding sequence ATGCGAATTCTACAGGTTACACCGCGCTATCCGCCCCACACTGGTGGTGTCGAAACGCACGTGCAGGAACTCGCCGAACGGATGGTCGAACGCGGCCACGACGTGATGGTCGTCAGTGCCGACGCGGGCGAGGATGTCGAACGGCGGGAGACGCGAAACGGCGTGGTCGTCCGGCGATTCCGTGGCTTCGCACCGGGCGGAGCGTTTCACATCGCTCCCAGCATCGCGCGCGCAGTCCGCGGGGCAAATCCAGACGTAGTTCACGCCCACAACTACCACTCGCTTCCAGTCTTCTTCGCGGCACTGGGTCGGTCTTCTGACGCCCGATTCGTCGTAACCGCTCACTACCACGGCGCGAGTGCAGACGACTTCCGCGACAAATTGCTCTCGTTGTATCGCCCGCTCGGCGGATGGGCAGTCCGAAAGGCAGACGCCCGCATCGCGGTGAGCGAGTGGGAGCGCGACCAGTTGCAAGCCGACTTCGGCGTCGAAGCGACGGTGATTCCAAACGGGCTGGAAACAGAGCTATTTGCCGACGCAACTCCCGAAGAACGCGACAACCCCTATCTGCTCTGCGTCGGCCGACTGGAGGAGTACAAGGGCGTCCAGCACGCGATTCGGGCGCTCGCTGAACTGCCCAACTACGACCTGCTCGTCGCAGGCTCTGGCGACTACCGCGACCAGTTGGAGCGAACCGCCAAAGAAGCGGGCGTCGAGTCGCGCGTAGAGTTCCTCGGTTTCGTCGCCGACGAGCGCCTGCCCGGCCTGTACGCTGGCGCAGACGCCTACCTCACGCTCTCGGAGTTCGAATCCTACGGGATGACCGTCGCGGAGGCGCTCGCCGCTGGCACGCCCTGCGTCGTCCGCGAGGCGGGCGCCCTGGTGGATTGGGCCGACCGCGAGGATTGTGTGGGGGTCGAAGACGTCGCCCCCGAGACCGTCGCTCGTGGGGTCGCTGAAGCTGTCGAACTTGACGCACCTGCCACCGCGCTCCCGACGTGGGACGACGTTACGGAGCGTGTTTTGGAAGTGTACGAGTGA
- a CDS encoding MaoC/PaaZ C-terminal domain-containing protein codes for MPYSYQPHHFEDFEEGQTFESVGRTVTEYDFVQHSAFTGDWTELHTNKEYAEDEYFGERVAHGPMTFSLATGFVYRCGFLERTVLAFLGMNYMDIPAPVHMDDTVSLDMEVVETKDLSSRDDAGLVVIDTTMTNQEDTIVFEGDMKFMIKKSE; via the coding sequence ATGCCCTACAGCTATCAGCCGCACCACTTCGAGGACTTCGAGGAAGGCCAGACGTTCGAGAGCGTCGGTCGCACCGTCACCGAGTACGACTTCGTCCAGCACTCGGCGTTCACTGGCGACTGGACCGAACTCCACACCAACAAGGAGTACGCCGAAGACGAGTACTTCGGCGAGCGAGTCGCCCACGGCCCGATGACGTTCTCGCTGGCGACCGGGTTCGTCTACCGCTGTGGCTTCCTCGAACGCACCGTGCTGGCGTTCCTCGGCATGAACTACATGGACATCCCCGCTCCGGTCCACATGGACGACACCGTCTCACTGGACATGGAAGTCGTCGAGACGAAGGATCTGAGCAGTCGGGACGACGCCGGACTGGTCGTCATCGACACGACGATGACCAACCAGGAGGACACCATCGTCTTCGAAGGCGACATGAAGTTCATGATAAAGAAGAGCGAGTAG
- a CDS encoding GIDE domain-containing protein gives MVFGYVLYLGLIGGSLLAVAYGLFSITDGFRRWQEFNALVDVPISSLGAVSVGETAVSGSIETSAPTTVPVGAERCVCYDLTVNDSTDATAVHEERESVTFFVNDGTGRVRIDPTEFELDISEARTESFSFKSYDEVPARAEAFHDSRDLPERGLRRDRTIEYVYLRRGDEVYAYGDVRPDADHDGETDEKTVVLQSGSRGFLADRSRDELRRERRYSLVKSVVSGTLVATLGLGSVLWLTGFAQLFLGG, from the coding sequence ATGGTGTTCGGGTACGTCCTCTATCTGGGACTGATCGGCGGGTCGTTGCTCGCCGTCGCGTACGGTCTGTTCTCGATAACAGACGGGTTCCGTCGATGGCAGGAGTTCAACGCCCTCGTAGACGTCCCGATATCATCTCTCGGTGCCGTTTCCGTCGGGGAAACTGCAGTCTCGGGATCCATCGAGACGTCCGCACCGACCACTGTCCCGGTGGGAGCGGAGCGTTGCGTCTGTTACGACCTCACAGTGAACGACAGTACGGATGCAACGGCGGTGCACGAAGAGCGTGAAAGCGTCACGTTCTTCGTCAACGACGGGACCGGTCGGGTCCGTATCGACCCTACTGAGTTCGAACTCGACATTTCCGAAGCCCGTACGGAGTCGTTCTCGTTCAAGAGCTACGACGAGGTACCGGCTCGCGCAGAGGCGTTCCACGACAGCCGAGACCTCCCCGAGCGTGGACTGCGTCGGGACCGGACCATCGAATACGTCTATCTTCGACGCGGTGACGAGGTGTATGCTTACGGTGACGTTCGTCCGGACGCCGACCACGATGGTGAGACAGACGAGAAAACAGTCGTCTTGCAGTCTGGTAGCCGCGGATTCCTCGCAGATAGGTCCCGCGACGAGTTACGACGCGAGCGGCGATACTCGCTCGTGAAGTCCGTCGTCAGTGGCACGCTCGTGGCGACGCTCGGTCTTGGTAGCGTCCTCTGGCTGACCGGATTCGCACAGCTATTTCTCGGCGGCTAA
- a CDS encoding zinc metalloprotease translates to MSIFPHDEVPTVRVVGVGDPDPGSVQVVAETYEAEFEVPVTVGETIPLDDQSGQRDSADVLFALEETPELDFVIGVTDEKLYYRERNSIFGLVSWDEGYSLVSTGALHEDGPSETTKRERIENVTRHCAGQLFEFRSHKRCVMDGVDTLDELDDRPNDFCRDCADRLRREETAPEPPQWQVLTQGAEEMETAIRWSKGDIRLTEYPLFALGMVVDGVWRLWDWLPSSPSVSVPRSVRAFVHESYRTISFWWLVLTYFAVFLAVVGVGLTGYESATGGATSDVAMWAIVVAGLPIAYVVHAILTGIFGGLLAGTVTGVRDGLAAEK, encoded by the coding sequence ATGTCGATATTTCCGCACGACGAGGTACCGACCGTTCGAGTCGTCGGCGTCGGTGACCCCGACCCCGGTTCCGTGCAGGTCGTCGCAGAGACGTACGAAGCCGAATTCGAAGTCCCCGTCACCGTCGGGGAGACGATACCGCTAGACGACCAGTCCGGTCAGCGCGATAGTGCCGACGTACTCTTCGCGCTTGAAGAGACTCCAGAGCTGGACTTCGTAATCGGCGTCACGGACGAGAAACTCTACTACAGAGAGCGGAACTCTATCTTCGGACTCGTGTCGTGGGACGAAGGATACAGTCTTGTCTCGACGGGGGCGCTCCACGAGGACGGCCCAAGTGAGACGACCAAACGCGAACGCATCGAAAACGTCACGCGGCACTGTGCGGGTCAGTTGTTCGAGTTTCGAAGTCACAAACGCTGCGTTATGGATGGTGTGGACACGCTCGACGAACTCGACGACCGACCGAACGATTTCTGTCGGGACTGCGCCGACCGATTGCGGCGCGAGGAGACCGCACCGGAGCCTCCACAGTGGCAAGTCCTGACTCAGGGAGCAGAAGAGATGGAGACGGCGATTCGTTGGTCTAAGGGCGACATCCGTCTCACGGAGTACCCACTGTTCGCTCTCGGTATGGTCGTAGACGGCGTGTGGCGGCTATGGGACTGGCTACCGAGTTCGCCGAGCGTCTCGGTGCCGCGGTCGGTCCGTGCATTTGTCCACGAGTCGTACCGAACGATTAGTTTCTGGTGGCTGGTTCTCACCTACTTCGCCGTCTTCCTCGCAGTCGTCGGCGTCGGACTGACTGGCTACGAGAGTGCGACAGGTGGCGCGACCTCCGACGTTGCGATGTGGGCTATCGTCGTCGCGGGTCTTCCCATCGCGTACGTCGTTCACGCGATACTCACCGGTATCTTCGGTGGACTTCTCGCCGGGACGGTCACTGGTGTCCGCGACGGATTAGCCGCCGAGAAATAG
- a CDS encoding LemA family protein: protein MSVFPAVVAGFAVLLVGYSLVRYLGAAHNNLVDARERCNKTWSDVDVLLERRAEEVGNLVDVTREHVAHDREVLQDVMDARNRVVEAQRPNEAADVNVELQNTLEEVYELSEEFPELRSSDRFDELTDSVRTIEQRIETRREQYNDAVSTYNARLDRVPERYVADQRGFERRVPFVATADARDGIDVGDRLGISGDD, encoded by the coding sequence ATGAGCGTATTTCCCGCAGTGGTAGCCGGCTTTGCGGTCCTGTTGGTCGGGTATAGTCTCGTTCGCTACCTCGGTGCAGCACACAACAACCTCGTCGATGCCCGTGAACGGTGCAACAAGACCTGGAGCGACGTCGACGTACTGTTAGAACGACGTGCTGAGGAAGTCGGTAATCTCGTAGACGTTACCCGCGAACACGTCGCGCACGATCGTGAGGTCCTCCAGGACGTGATGGACGCTCGAAACCGCGTCGTCGAGGCCCAACGACCGAACGAAGCGGCCGACGTCAACGTCGAACTACAGAACACCCTGGAGGAGGTGTACGAACTCTCCGAGGAGTTTCCCGAACTCCGTTCCAGTGACCGGTTCGACGAGTTGACGGATAGCGTTCGGACCATCGAGCAGCGAATCGAAACTCGCAGAGAGCAGTACAACGACGCGGTAAGTACCTACAACGCACGTCTCGACCGCGTCCCGGAACGCTACGTCGCAGACCAACGCGGATTCGAGCGGCGCGTTCCGTTCGTCGCTACGGCGGACGCACGGGATGGCATCGACGTCGGTGACCGCCTCGGCATCTCCGGCGACGACTGA
- a CDS encoding archaellin/type IV pilin N-terminal domain-containing protein translates to MTRNYLSQFKQRLTADRGQVGIGTLIVFIAMVLVAAIAAGVLINTAGFLQTKSEQTGQESSAQVSNRVQVVSGFGNVANEEVNYINLTVMRGSGSDDINLSSATIEWLGPNEAKTLVSGSEDDMNAYNLGGNSKSNPGETANFTVKSIKDPDDSVPVLDEQDDRFKISLNSTAISGQRLSEGQTVELKLTTQYGAVTIYRANIPQSLSQESAVTV, encoded by the coding sequence GAATTATCTCTCTCAGTTTAAACAACGGCTGACCGCCGACCGCGGTCAGGTGGGTATCGGCACCCTCATCGTCTTCATCGCGATGGTGCTCGTCGCAGCAATCGCGGCGGGGGTTCTCATCAACACGGCTGGCTTCCTGCAGACGAAGTCCGAACAGACCGGTCAAGAGTCGTCCGCACAGGTGTCCAACCGCGTGCAGGTCGTCTCCGGCTTCGGTAACGTCGCCAACGAGGAAGTCAACTACATCAACCTCACGGTCATGCGTGGCTCCGGTTCCGACGACATCAACCTCTCGTCAGCTACCATCGAGTGGCTTGGCCCGAACGAAGCCAAGACGCTCGTGAGCGGTAGTGAGGACGACATGAACGCATACAACCTCGGTGGAAATTCGAAATCTAACCCCGGCGAGACTGCCAACTTCACGGTCAAGTCCATCAAGGACCCGGACGACTCGGTTCCGGTCCTCGACGAGCAAGACGACCGCTTTAAGATTTCGCTGAACTCGACGGCGATTAGCGGCCAGCGTCTCTCCGAAGGCCAGACCGTCGAACTCAAGCTCACCACCCAGTACGGTGCAGTCACCATCTACCGCGCGAACATTCCGCAGTCGCTCTCCCAAGAGAGCGCGGTGACGGTCTAA
- a CDS encoding glycosyltransferase: MNPFVAAAGALVAVTALPYIAYVALYALVRPSGSPADKRDAEPTTSIILPTYNESGIIEKKLDDVLALDYPMEKVELVVVDSSEDETPELIEEYFADREYPELNLIREQERRGLAPALNDAYAAAKNEMVVKTDCDSYVAEDALRQAAANLADPEVAAVTGQNAEVLGGSEVEAGYRGVQAHIQTLESHLDSTLIFHGPFSAFENDAIVPIDPNSLADDTELALKIRRGGDRVIFDPAVRYKEASHSDFGKRRLQKDRRGMGLIRLLAQHRDALGKYGNYGKVVLPFNWWFMVISPWLVALDVVAVTAAAIAVAGPVGLAAPVAFGAFVWLGQKDLLGPLQAVYAIFDSQVSLLAGAIALLRGEGDGTWEVDEELREAFD, encoded by the coding sequence ATGAATCCCTTCGTGGCCGCCGCAGGTGCCCTCGTGGCAGTGACGGCCCTGCCGTACATCGCCTACGTGGCTCTCTACGCGTTGGTCCGGCCAAGTGGCTCACCGGCTGACAAGCGCGACGCCGAGCCCACGACCAGCATCATCCTCCCGACGTACAACGAGTCGGGCATTATCGAGAAGAAACTAGACGACGTTCTCGCGCTCGACTACCCGATGGAGAAGGTCGAACTCGTCGTGGTCGATTCCTCCGAGGACGAGACGCCCGAGCTAATCGAGGAGTACTTCGCCGACCGCGAGTACCCCGAACTGAACCTCATCCGAGAGCAGGAACGCCGCGGACTCGCACCTGCGCTCAACGACGCCTACGCGGCCGCGAAAAACGAGATGGTCGTCAAGACCGACTGCGACTCTTACGTCGCCGAGGACGCCCTCCGGCAGGCCGCCGCGAACCTCGCAGACCCCGAAGTCGCGGCCGTCACGGGACAGAACGCGGAAGTCCTCGGTGGGAGCGAAGTCGAAGCGGGCTACCGCGGCGTGCAGGCACACATCCAGACGCTCGAATCGCATCTAGACTCGACGCTCATCTTCCACGGGCCGTTCTCCGCCTTCGAGAACGACGCCATCGTCCCTATCGACCCGAACTCGCTGGCCGACGACACGGAACTCGCGCTGAAGATTCGCCGGGGTGGCGACCGAGTCATCTTCGACCCCGCAGTTCGGTACAAGGAGGCCTCCCACTCGGACTTCGGAAAGCGTCGATTGCAGAAGGACCGACGCGGGATGGGACTGATTCGCCTGCTCGCTCAGCACCGCGACGCGCTGGGCAAGTACGGTAACTACGGCAAAGTGGTCCTCCCGTTCAACTGGTGGTTCATGGTGATTTCGCCGTGGTTGGTCGCGCTGGACGTGGTGGCAGTTACGGCGGCCGCGATAGCAGTTGCAGGACCGGTCGGCCTCGCCGCTCCCGTCGCATTCGGGGCGTTCGTCTGGCTCGGGCAGAAGGACCTTCTCGGTCCGCTGCAAGCCGTCTACGCAATCTTCGACTCGCAGGTGTCACTGCTCGCGGGTGCAATCGCACTCCTGCGCGGCGAGGGCGACGGCACGTGGGAAGTGGACGAGGAACTGCGCGAAGCGTTCGACTGA